The proteins below come from a single Saccharopolyspora sp. SCSIO 74807 genomic window:
- a CDS encoding histidine phosphatase family protein: MTLDRLVLWRHGDTDFNAAGRIQGHLDTALTETGREQAERAAPVIASFEPQVAVGSDLRRAAATAMAFTELSGMAVPQDKRLRETHLGEWQGLSGAEVEHGWPGAMGTWRADPTWAPPGGESRVEVAERGFEVVSELDATYSATALVCAHGGLITGLTARLLGWPHELWPGLGGVANCHWVVLSRRGGSRQWRLITYNGGVPG, from the coding sequence GTGACACTCGATCGCCTGGTGCTGTGGCGGCACGGTGATACCGACTTCAACGCCGCGGGCCGCATCCAGGGACATCTCGACACCGCGCTCACCGAAACCGGTCGCGAACAGGCGGAGCGTGCCGCACCGGTGATCGCTTCGTTCGAGCCGCAGGTAGCGGTCGGATCGGATCTGCGCCGGGCCGCTGCGACCGCAATGGCGTTCACCGAGCTGTCCGGCATGGCCGTGCCGCAGGACAAGCGCTTGCGCGAGACGCATCTCGGCGAGTGGCAGGGCCTCAGCGGCGCCGAGGTGGAGCACGGCTGGCCGGGTGCGATGGGTACGTGGCGAGCGGATCCGACGTGGGCTCCGCCGGGTGGCGAGTCGCGCGTCGAGGTCGCCGAGCGCGGGTTCGAGGTCGTGTCCGAACTCGACGCCACTTACTCGGCCACCGCGTTGGTGTGCGCGCACGGCGGCCTGATCACCGGGCTGACCGCGCGGCTGCTGGGGTGGCCGCACGAGCTCTGGCCCGGTCTCGGCGGTGTCGCCAACTGCCACTGGGTGGTGCTGAGCCGCCGCGGCGGTTCCCGGCAGTGGCGTTTGATCACCTACAACGGCGGAGTTCCGGGCTGA
- the rpmA gene encoding 50S ribosomal protein L27 — protein sequence MSTKKGASNSRNGRDSNPKYLGVKRFGGQLVSAGEILIRQRGTKFHPGFNVGRGKDDTLFALSTGEVEFGSKRGRKTVNIVPAED from the coding sequence ATGTCCACCAAGAAGGGCGCATCCAACTCCCGCAACGGCCGCGATTCGAACCCGAAGTACCTCGGGGTGAAGCGGTTCGGCGGCCAGCTCGTCAGCGCCGGTGAGATCCTGATCCGGCAGCGCGGCACCAAGTTCCACCCCGGCTTCAACGTGGGCCGCGGCAAGGACGACACGCTGTTCGCGCTCTCCACCGGCGAGGTCGAGTTCGGCAGTAAGCGCGGTCGCAAGACCGTCAACATCGTGCCGGCCGAGGACTGA
- the nadD gene encoding nicotinate-nucleotide adenylyltransferase, with protein sequence MSRRRIGVMGGTFDPIHHGHLVAASEVQAQFGLEQVIFVPTGQPWQKGHEVVSPAEDRYLMTVVATASNPRFLVSRVDVDRSGPTYTADTLNDLRAHYPDAELYFITGADALEQILSWHRVNELFDLAHFIGVTRPGYSLNGAHLPKGSVSLVEIPAMAISSTGCRERVRAGLPVWYLVPDGIVQYITKRGLYRSDGVSPAPEWGP encoded by the coding sequence ATGTCTCGTCGGCGCATCGGGGTCATGGGGGGCACCTTCGACCCCATCCACCACGGCCACCTCGTCGCGGCCAGTGAGGTCCAGGCCCAGTTCGGTCTGGAGCAGGTGATCTTCGTGCCGACCGGCCAGCCGTGGCAGAAGGGCCACGAGGTGGTCAGCCCGGCCGAAGACCGCTACCTGATGACGGTGGTCGCCACCGCGTCCAACCCGCGGTTCCTGGTCAGCCGGGTGGACGTGGACCGCAGCGGCCCGACCTACACCGCCGACACGCTCAACGACCTGCGCGCCCACTACCCGGACGCGGAGCTGTACTTCATCACCGGCGCGGACGCGCTGGAGCAGATCCTTTCCTGGCACCGGGTCAACGAGCTGTTCGACCTCGCGCACTTCATCGGCGTCACGCGCCCCGGCTATTCGCTCAACGGCGCGCACCTGCCGAAGGGATCGGTCTCGCTGGTGGAGATCCCGGCGATGGCGATCTCCTCGACCGGTTGCCGGGAACGCGTCCGCGCCGGGTTGCCCGTCTGGTACCTGGTCCCGGACGGCATCGTGCAGTACATCACCAAACGCGGGCTGTACCGGTCGGACGGCGTCTCACCTGCACCGGAGTGGGGTCCATGA
- the obgE gene encoding GTPase ObgE: MEGLVSRFVDRVTIHVAAGDGGNGCASVHREKFKPLGGPDGGNGGRGGDVRLVVDPGVHTLLDFHHRPHARGSNGKQGRGSLRNGAIGEDIVLPVPDGTVVLDSDGEVIADLVGPGTTFVAGQGGRGGLGNAALATKARKAPGFALLGEPGEQLDLVLELKSVADVGLVGYPSAGKSSLISVLSAAKPKIADYPFTTLAPNLGVITAGDTVFTMADVPGLIPGASEGRGLGLEFLRHIERCAVLVHVVDCATLEPGRDPMSDVDALEAELARYAPALAAEHGDLADRPRLLVLNKLDVPEARELAELVRPDLEERGWRVFEVSTASHEGLRELSFALAGEVENYRAAQPEPEPARVVVRPAGVGEGEFTVERDPEEPDAFIVRGEKPQRWVRQTQFDNDEAVGFLGDRLAKLGVEEALAKQGAEPGSQVTIGSVTFDWEPSTPAGVATMLSGRGTDMRLEDQDRISAADRKAAKNARRSNLDAQGSYVGEDDEEDR; the protein is encoded by the coding sequence CTGGAGGGACTCGTGTCGCGGTTCGTTGACCGCGTGACCATCCACGTCGCCGCCGGCGACGGTGGGAATGGCTGCGCCTCGGTGCACCGGGAGAAGTTCAAGCCGCTCGGCGGCCCGGACGGGGGCAACGGCGGGCGCGGCGGAGACGTCCGGCTCGTCGTCGACCCCGGGGTGCACACGCTGCTGGACTTCCACCACCGCCCGCACGCCCGCGGATCCAACGGCAAGCAGGGCCGCGGCAGCCTGCGCAACGGTGCGATCGGCGAGGACATCGTGCTGCCGGTGCCGGACGGCACGGTGGTGCTGGATTCGGACGGCGAGGTGATCGCCGACCTGGTCGGACCGGGAACCACGTTCGTCGCCGGGCAGGGCGGCCGCGGCGGGCTGGGCAACGCGGCGCTGGCGACGAAGGCCCGCAAGGCGCCGGGTTTCGCGCTGCTCGGCGAGCCCGGTGAGCAGCTGGACCTGGTGCTCGAGCTGAAATCGGTCGCCGACGTGGGGCTGGTCGGGTACCCGTCGGCGGGCAAGTCCTCGCTGATCTCGGTGCTCTCGGCGGCGAAACCGAAGATCGCGGACTACCCGTTCACCACGCTGGCGCCGAACCTGGGCGTGATCACCGCAGGGGACACCGTGTTCACCATGGCCGACGTGCCCGGGCTCATCCCGGGTGCCAGCGAAGGCCGCGGCCTCGGGCTGGAGTTCCTGCGCCACATCGAGCGCTGCGCGGTGCTGGTGCACGTCGTGGACTGCGCCACCTTGGAACCGGGCCGCGACCCGATGTCCGATGTGGACGCCTTGGAGGCGGAGCTGGCGCGCTACGCACCGGCGTTGGCCGCCGAGCACGGCGATCTCGCCGACCGGCCGCGGCTGCTGGTGCTGAACAAGCTGGACGTGCCGGAGGCGCGGGAGCTCGCCGAACTGGTCCGGCCGGACCTCGAAGAGCGCGGCTGGCGGGTGTTCGAGGTGTCCACGGCCAGCCACGAGGGGCTGCGGGAGCTGTCGTTCGCGCTGGCCGGTGAAGTCGAGAACTACCGCGCCGCGCAGCCCGAGCCGGAGCCCGCGCGGGTCGTGGTTCGCCCGGCCGGGGTCGGCGAAGGCGAATTCACCGTCGAACGGGATCCCGAGGAGCCGGACGCCTTCATCGTCCGCGGCGAGAAGCCGCAGCGGTGGGTGCGCCAGACGCAGTTCGACAACGACGAGGCGGTGGGCTTCCTCGGTGACCGGCTCGCCAAGCTCGGCGTAGAGGAAGCGCTGGCCAAGCAGGGCGCGGAGCCGGGCAGCCAGGTCACCATCGGCTCGGTCACCTTCGACTGGGAACCGTCCACGCCCGCGGGCGTGGCGACCATGCTCAGCGGTCGCGGCACCGACATGCGCCTGGAAGACCAAGATCGCATCTCGGCCGCCGACCGGAAGGCTGCGAAGAACGCCCGCCGGTCCAACCTGGACGCGCAGGGAAGTTACGTCGGCGAGGACGACGAGGAGGATCGGTGA
- the rplU gene encoding 50S ribosomal protein L21, translating to MYAIVKTGGKQYKVAVGDVVEVEKLEGESGTEVTFPAVLVVDGSDVTADADALAKVSVTGKLVEQTKGPKIRIHKFKNKTGYQKRQGHRQKLTRVEVTGISK from the coding sequence ATGTACGCGATCGTCAAGACCGGCGGCAAGCAGTACAAGGTGGCGGTCGGGGACGTCGTCGAGGTCGAGAAGCTCGAAGGCGAATCCGGTACCGAGGTCACCTTCCCGGCTGTACTGGTCGTCGACGGCTCCGACGTCACCGCCGACGCCGACGCGCTGGCGAAGGTCTCGGTGACCGGCAAGCTGGTCGAGCAGACCAAGGGTCCCAAGATCCGCATCCACAAGTTCAAGAACAAGACCGGCTACCAGAAGCGCCAGGGTCACCGGCAGAAGCTGACCCGCGTCGAGGTCACTGGCATCTCCAAGTGA
- the proB gene encoding glutamate 5-kinase, producing MSPTRKAIGAAHRLVVKVGSSSLTTSKGALDHARLAALVDAVANRVDNGGQVVLVSSGAIAAGMAPLGLRRRPRDLATKQASASVGQQALAHAYAESFARYQRTVGQVLLTADDVVRRAQYRNAQRTLKRLLTLGAVPVVNENDTVATTEIRFGDNDRLAALVAHLVGADALLLLSDVDALYDGDPRSGRASVIRDVHGPADLEGVEAGDTGSGVGTGGMASKVQAARVAARAGIPVLLASASEAQGALATADVGTAFATTGSRLTARRFWLAHAAGSSGRLWIDDGAVAAVARRRRSLLAAGITGVEGDFHGGDVVDLADPAGAVVARGVVAYDAGELPDLIGRSTHELPPEQRREVIHADDLVPLR from the coding sequence CTGTCGCCGACCCGCAAGGCGATCGGGGCAGCGCACCGGTTGGTGGTGAAGGTCGGCTCGTCCTCGCTCACCACGTCCAAGGGCGCGCTGGACCACGCGCGGCTGGCGGCTTTGGTGGACGCCGTGGCGAACCGGGTGGACAACGGGGGACAGGTGGTTCTGGTGTCGTCCGGCGCCATCGCCGCCGGGATGGCTCCGCTGGGGTTGCGCCGCCGTCCGCGCGACCTGGCGACCAAGCAGGCGTCGGCCAGCGTCGGGCAGCAAGCCCTCGCGCACGCCTACGCGGAATCGTTCGCCCGGTATCAGCGCACGGTGGGGCAGGTGCTGCTGACCGCCGACGACGTCGTCCGGCGCGCGCAGTACCGCAACGCGCAGCGCACGCTCAAGCGGTTGCTCACCCTGGGCGCGGTGCCGGTGGTCAACGAGAACGACACGGTCGCCACCACCGAGATCCGCTTCGGCGACAACGACCGGCTGGCGGCGCTGGTGGCGCACCTGGTCGGCGCGGACGCGCTGCTGCTGCTGTCCGATGTGGACGCGTTGTACGACGGTGATCCGCGCAGCGGCCGGGCGTCGGTGATCCGGGACGTGCACGGGCCCGCCGACCTGGAAGGTGTGGAAGCCGGCGATACCGGGTCCGGTGTGGGAACCGGCGGCATGGCCTCGAAAGTGCAGGCCGCGCGGGTGGCGGCGCGCGCGGGGATTCCGGTGCTGCTGGCTTCGGCATCCGAGGCCCAGGGGGCCCTGGCCACCGCCGACGTGGGAACGGCGTTCGCCACCACGGGTTCGCGGCTGACGGCGCGGCGCTTCTGGCTCGCGCACGCCGCCGGGTCGAGCGGCCGGTTGTGGATCGACGACGGAGCCGTCGCCGCCGTCGCGCGGCGACGCCGGTCCTTGCTGGCGGCCGGGATCACCGGCGTGGAAGGCGATTTCCACGGTGGGGACGTGGTGGACCTGGCCGATCCGGCAGGTGCCGTGGTCGCTCGCGGAGTGGTCGCTTACGACGCCGGTGAGCTGCCGGACCTCATCGGCCGCTCCACGCACGAACTACCGCCGGAGCAACGCCGGGAAGTCATCCACGCCGACGACCTGGTCCCGCTGCGCTGA
- the rsfS gene encoding ribosome silencing factor, with the protein MAATEEARKLALVAAQAAADKKANDLVLLDVSEQLVITDCFVIASAPNERQVEAIVEAVEEKMRKIGTKPVRREGTREGRWVLLDYVDVVVHVQHTEERAVYELERLWKDCPRIEFEDRAVPAEQQGGAE; encoded by the coding sequence GTGGCAGCCACCGAGGAGGCCCGCAAGCTGGCGCTGGTCGCGGCGCAGGCAGCGGCGGACAAGAAGGCGAACGACCTCGTGCTGCTCGACGTCTCCGAGCAGCTCGTGATCACCGACTGCTTCGTGATCGCCTCCGCGCCGAACGAGCGGCAGGTCGAAGCGATCGTGGAAGCCGTCGAAGAGAAGATGCGCAAGATCGGCACGAAACCGGTGCGGCGCGAAGGCACCCGCGAAGGCCGCTGGGTCCTGCTGGACTACGTCGACGTCGTGGTGCACGTGCAGCACACCGAGGAGCGTGCGGTCTACGAGCTCGAGCGGCTGTGGAAGGACTGCCCGCGGATCGAGTTCGAGGACCGCGCGGTTCCCGCCGAGCAGCAGGGCGGCGCCGAGTGA
- a CDS encoding DUF6597 domain-containing transcriptional factor, with amino-acid sequence MKEQHGVVRRYRERPAPPALASRVACAWTQQVPEDGYLQRIMPDGCLDLIWRDGVLEMVGPDTGPRVLPLAAGSVAGVRLRPGAAGLLLGDVPAAALRDLQVPLSELWGSRAQQVADRLSAADGADEAARLLEELAVARLPEHHQDPAVAEAIRLLSGPRAPGVPEIAQHLGWSARHFRRRFTAAVGYSPKTLHSILRFRRSIELEGPLADRALAAGYADQAHLSREVRRLSGLTAAELLTGRTPEACARHRSSPADGTPAPSPVPTAAT; translated from the coding sequence GTGAAGGAGCAGCATGGGGTGGTGCGCCGATACCGCGAACGTCCTGCACCGCCCGCGCTCGCAAGCCGGGTGGCGTGCGCATGGACGCAGCAAGTGCCGGAAGACGGGTACTTGCAACGCATCATGCCGGACGGCTGCCTGGATCTGATCTGGCGGGACGGCGTGCTGGAGATGGTCGGCCCGGACACCGGACCGCGCGTGCTCCCGCTCGCCGCTGGCAGCGTGGCGGGCGTGCGGCTCCGGCCCGGAGCGGCGGGATTGCTGCTCGGCGACGTGCCCGCTGCTGCGTTGCGGGACCTCCAGGTGCCGCTCAGCGAGCTGTGGGGGTCGCGAGCGCAGCAGGTGGCGGACCGGCTCTCCGCGGCCGACGGCGCGGACGAAGCCGCGCGGCTGCTGGAAGAACTCGCCGTGGCACGGCTGCCCGAGCATCACCAGGACCCTGCTGTCGCGGAAGCGATCCGCCTGCTCAGCGGCCCCCGAGCGCCGGGCGTACCGGAAATCGCCCAGCACCTCGGATGGTCCGCAAGGCACTTCCGGAGGCGGTTCACCGCGGCCGTCGGCTACAGCCCGAAAACCCTGCACAGCATCCTGCGGTTCCGGCGTTCGATCGAGCTGGAAGGCCCGCTCGCCGACCGCGCGCTCGCAGCCGGGTACGCCGACCAGGCCCACTTGAGCCGGGAAGTGCGGCGGCTGTCCGGACTCACCGCCGCCGAACTGCTCACCGGCCGTACGCCTGAAGCGTGCGCAAGGCATCGATCGTCACCCGCGGACGGGACTCCAGCGCCGTCCCCGGTGCCCACTGCCGCCACCTGA
- a CDS encoding RecQ family ATP-dependent DNA helicase → MDEHALRELADERLRALAGPDAELRDDQWHAIHALVLERRRALVVQRTGWGKSAVYFLATALLRELGEGPTVIVSPLLALMRNQVEAAEAAGVRAASINSANQQQWADIEEQVAVGDVDVLLVSPERLNNPDFRDNVLPELTHSAGLLVVDEAHCISDWGHDFRPDYRRLRTLLRELPEGVPVLATTATANDRVVQDVADQLGVGGEFSDPQQTLVLRGTLDRESLRLGVARLPTAQARLGWLAGNLGELPGSGIIYTLTVAATDEVSAFLRDQGFEVASYSGRTDPEERQRAEDDLLANRVKALVATSALGMGFDKPDLGFVVHMGAPSSPIAYYQQIGRAGRGVRRAEALLLPGPEDRDIWKYFASLAFPPESTVRRILDALSEAGTLSTAALEPRVELGRSRLEMVLKVLDVDGAVRRVKSGWEATGEPWDYDAERYERIAAERATEQQAMLDYLDTTGCRMEFLRKQLDDPHAEPCGRCDNCTGSGRSAEVDEWSVQRAQERLNRPGVELNPRKMWPTGMDVLGIPVSGRFPAGERAEQGRAVGRLTDIGWGNRLRELLGANSPDQDLPDDLFQACVQVLAAWEWERRPAGVLALGSRTRPRLVRSLAERLSTVGRLPLLGEVATNPETTPVHGTNSAQRVAALRGQFKVPEDVSAKLAGLDGPVLLVDDYADTGWTITIVARTLRLAGAPAVLPFTLATTA, encoded by the coding sequence GTGGACGAACACGCCCTGCGGGAACTCGCCGACGAGCGGCTGCGCGCACTGGCCGGTCCGGACGCCGAACTGCGCGACGACCAATGGCACGCGATCCACGCGCTGGTGCTGGAACGGCGCCGCGCGCTCGTCGTGCAGCGCACCGGCTGGGGCAAGTCGGCGGTCTACTTCCTGGCGACCGCGCTGCTGCGGGAGCTCGGCGAAGGTCCGACCGTGATCGTCTCGCCGCTGCTGGCGCTGATGCGCAACCAGGTGGAAGCCGCCGAAGCCGCCGGAGTCCGCGCGGCCTCGATCAACTCCGCGAATCAGCAGCAGTGGGCCGACATCGAGGAGCAGGTCGCCGTGGGCGACGTCGACGTGCTGCTGGTGAGCCCGGAGCGGTTGAACAACCCGGACTTCCGGGACAACGTGCTGCCCGAACTAACCCACAGCGCGGGCCTGCTGGTGGTGGACGAAGCGCACTGCATCTCCGACTGGGGCCACGACTTCCGCCCGGACTACCGCAGGCTGCGCACGCTGTTGCGCGAACTGCCCGAAGGCGTCCCGGTGCTGGCGACCACGGCCACCGCCAACGACCGCGTCGTGCAGGACGTCGCCGACCAGCTCGGCGTGGGCGGCGAATTCAGCGACCCGCAGCAGACGCTGGTGCTGCGCGGCACGCTCGACCGGGAAAGCCTGCGGCTGGGCGTGGCCCGGTTGCCGACCGCGCAGGCGCGGCTGGGCTGGCTGGCGGGCAACCTCGGTGAGCTGCCGGGGTCCGGGATCATCTACACGCTCACCGTCGCCGCGACCGACGAGGTGTCGGCGTTCCTGCGCGACCAGGGCTTCGAGGTGGCGTCCTATTCCGGGCGCACCGATCCGGAGGAGCGGCAACGCGCCGAGGACGATCTGCTGGCGAACCGGGTCAAGGCGCTGGTGGCGACGTCCGCGCTGGGCATGGGCTTCGACAAGCCCGATCTCGGGTTCGTCGTGCACATGGGGGCACCGTCCTCGCCGATCGCCTACTACCAGCAGATCGGCCGCGCCGGTCGCGGCGTGCGGCGGGCCGAGGCGCTGCTGCTGCCCGGCCCGGAAGACCGGGACATCTGGAAGTACTTCGCTTCGCTGGCCTTCCCGCCGGAGTCGACGGTGCGCAGGATCCTCGACGCGCTCTCGGAAGCGGGCACCTTGTCCACTGCCGCGCTGGAGCCGCGCGTGGAGCTCGGCCGCTCGCGGCTGGAAATGGTGCTCAAGGTCCTGGACGTGGACGGCGCGGTGCGCCGGGTGAAGAGCGGCTGGGAAGCCACCGGCGAGCCGTGGGACTACGACGCGGAACGCTACGAGCGCATCGCCGCGGAACGCGCCACGGAGCAGCAGGCGATGCTGGATTATCTGGACACGACCGGCTGCCGGATGGAGTTCCTGCGCAAGCAGCTCGACGACCCGCACGCCGAACCGTGCGGGCGCTGCGACAACTGCACCGGGTCGGGCCGTTCCGCCGAGGTCGACGAGTGGTCGGTGCAGCGCGCGCAGGAACGCCTGAACCGGCCGGGCGTGGAGCTGAACCCGCGCAAGATGTGGCCGACCGGGATGGACGTGCTCGGCATCCCCGTCTCCGGCAGGTTCCCGGCTGGTGAACGCGCCGAGCAGGGCCGCGCGGTGGGGCGGCTGACCGACATCGGCTGGGGCAACCGGCTCCGCGAGCTGCTCGGCGCGAACAGCCCGGACCAGGACTTGCCGGACGACCTGTTCCAGGCGTGCGTGCAGGTGCTGGCCGCCTGGGAGTGGGAGCGGCGACCGGCGGGGGTGCTCGCGCTGGGCTCGCGGACCCGGCCGCGACTGGTGCGCAGCCTGGCCGAGCGGCTCTCCACCGTGGGGCGGTTGCCGCTGCTCGGCGAGGTAGCCACGAACCCGGAGACGACGCCGGTGCACGGCACCAACAGCGCGCAGCGGGTCGCGGCGCTGCGGGGGCAGTTCAAGGTTCCGGAGGACGTCTCGGCGAAGCTGGCCGGGCTCGACGGGCCGGTGCTGCTGGTGGACGACTACGCCGACACGGGCTGGACGATCACGATCGTGGCGCGCACCCTGCGGCTCGCGGGCGCTCCGGCGGTGCTGCCGTTCACCCTGGCCACCACGGCCTGA
- a CDS encoding glycosyltransferase family 2 protein encodes MTSAGVLPEVSLLTPAKNEAANLPELFAQVSAAMNAQPLSWELLVVDDGSTDESWRIIGEHAAADPHLRGLRLRRNFGKAAALAAGVAEVRGRLLVTLDADLQDDPAEVPRLLAALDAGADLVSGHKAQRKDPLGKRLPSRLFNWMTGVITGLRLSDHNCGLKAARTEVYRRVPLYGELHRYIPALAHQLGYRVCELPVHHRPRAHGKSNYGLERYVRGALDLLTVVALTRYGRRPAHLFGGLGVVAGTLGTLILLYLTGIWMFTEQSIGTRPLLTLGILLEIFSVQMISTGLLAELVLHRTGRDADVSVLVADDTASSRVE; translated from the coding sequence ATGACCTCCGCAGGCGTGCTGCCCGAGGTGTCCCTGCTGACCCCGGCCAAGAACGAAGCCGCCAACCTCCCCGAGTTGTTCGCCCAGGTCAGCGCTGCGATGAACGCCCAGCCGCTGAGCTGGGAGCTGCTCGTGGTCGACGACGGCAGCACCGACGAGAGCTGGCGGATCATCGGCGAGCACGCCGCGGCCGACCCGCACTTGCGCGGCTTGCGGCTGCGCCGGAACTTCGGCAAGGCCGCCGCGCTGGCCGCCGGTGTGGCCGAGGTGCGCGGGCGGCTGCTGGTCACCCTGGACGCCGACTTGCAGGACGACCCGGCGGAGGTGCCGCGGCTGCTGGCCGCGCTGGACGCGGGCGCGGACCTGGTCAGCGGGCACAAGGCGCAGCGCAAGGACCCGCTGGGCAAGCGCCTGCCGTCGAGGTTGTTCAACTGGATGACCGGAGTGATCACCGGGCTGCGGCTGTCCGATCACAACTGCGGGCTCAAAGCCGCGCGCACCGAGGTATACCGGCGAGTCCCGCTCTACGGGGAACTGCACCGCTACATCCCGGCGCTCGCGCACCAGCTCGGATACCGGGTCTGCGAGCTTCCGGTGCACCACCGGCCGCGTGCGCACGGCAAGTCGAACTACGGGCTGGAGCGGTACGTGCGCGGTGCGCTGGACCTGCTGACCGTCGTGGCGCTGACCCGCTACGGGCGCCGACCGGCGCACTTGTTCGGCGGTCTCGGCGTGGTCGCGGGCACGCTGGGAACGCTGATCCTGCTGTACCTCACCGGGATTTGGATGTTCACCGAGCAGTCGATCGGGACTCGGCCACTGCTGACCCTGGGAATCCTGCTGGAGATCTTCTCGGTGCAGATGATCTCCACGGGACTGCTGGCCGAACTGGTGCTGCACCGGACCGGGCGGGACGCGGACGTGAGCGTGCTCGTCGCCGACGACACCGCGAGCTCGCGCGTGGAGTGA
- a CDS encoding glutamate-5-semialdehyde dehydrogenase, with protein sequence MTTSIEPSHSAETGEDLREQVRAAARRAQAAAGELALASRAVKDELLHAMAAALVERAPEVLEANLRDVARARENGTPDGLVDRLKLSRERIDGIADGLRTVAGLPDPVGEVVRGNVLPNGLQLQQVRVPLGVVGIVYEGRPNVTVDAAGLTLKSGNAVLLRGSSSAAESNAALVAILSEVLVKHDLPAAAVQLLPSSDRASVQHLITARGLVDIVIPRGGAGLISAVVENATVPTIETGVGNCHVYVDEHADADTALRILLNSKARRPSVCNAAETLLVHQDIAEDFVPRAVAELRAGGIAVHGDEQVVRLGGTGVLEATEQDWDTEYGSLDIAAAVVESLPAAVEHIREHGSGHTEAIVTDNVRSARQFTARVDAAAVMVNASTAFTDGGEFGMGAEIGISTQKLHARGPMALPELTSTKWLVFGDGQVRPAN encoded by the coding sequence GTGACGACGAGCATCGAACCTTCCCATTCCGCGGAAACCGGCGAGGACCTGCGCGAACAGGTGCGCGCGGCGGCGCGGCGGGCGCAGGCCGCGGCGGGCGAGCTGGCGCTGGCCTCGCGGGCGGTCAAGGACGAACTCCTGCACGCGATGGCCGCGGCGCTGGTCGAACGCGCGCCGGAGGTGCTGGAGGCCAACCTGCGAGACGTCGCTCGCGCGCGGGAGAACGGCACCCCCGACGGACTGGTCGACCGGCTGAAGCTGAGCCGGGAGCGCATCGACGGCATCGCCGACGGGCTGCGCACCGTGGCCGGTCTGCCGGACCCGGTCGGTGAGGTGGTGCGCGGCAACGTGCTGCCGAACGGCTTGCAGCTGCAGCAGGTCCGGGTTCCGCTCGGCGTGGTCGGCATCGTCTACGAGGGCAGGCCCAACGTCACCGTCGATGCCGCCGGGCTCACCTTGAAGTCGGGCAACGCGGTGCTGCTGCGCGGCTCGTCGTCGGCCGCCGAATCCAACGCCGCGCTCGTCGCGATCCTGTCCGAGGTGCTGGTCAAGCACGATCTTCCTGCCGCGGCGGTGCAGCTGCTGCCCAGCAGCGACCGTGCTTCGGTGCAGCACTTGATCACCGCACGCGGGCTGGTCGACATCGTCATCCCCCGCGGTGGCGCGGGCCTGATCTCCGCGGTCGTCGAGAACGCCACCGTGCCCACCATCGAAACCGGTGTCGGCAACTGCCACGTCTACGTCGACGAGCACGCCGACGCCGACACCGCGCTGCGCATCCTGCTGAACTCCAAGGCCCGCCGCCCGAGCGTGTGCAACGCGGCGGAAACCCTGCTGGTCCACCAGGACATCGCCGAGGACTTCGTGCCGCGCGCGGTCGCCGAACTGCGCGCGGGCGGGATCGCCGTGCACGGCGACGAACAGGTCGTGCGGCTCGGCGGGACCGGCGTGCTGGAAGCCACCGAGCAGGACTGGGACACCGAGTACGGCTCGCTGGACATCGCAGCGGCCGTCGTCGAGTCGCTGCCCGCGGCCGTCGAGCACATCCGCGAGCACGGCTCCGGGCACACCGAGGCGATCGTGACCGACAACGTCCGGTCCGCCCGCCAGTTCACCGCCCGGGTGGACGCTGCGGCCGTGATGGTCAACGCTTCGACCGCGTTCACCGACGGCGGCGAATTCGGCATGGGTGCCGAAATCGGCATCTCCACCCAGAAGCTGCACGCCCGCGGCCCGATGGCACTGCCCGAGCTGACCTCGACGAAGTGGCTCGTGTTCGGCGACGGGCAGGTCCGCCCGGCGAACTGA